A region from the Pungitius pungitius chromosome 16, fPunPun2.1, whole genome shotgun sequence genome encodes:
- the rbm27 gene encoding RNA-binding protein 27 isoform X2, translating to MIIENVEALKSWLAKLLEPICDADPSALANYVVALVKKDKPEKDLKALCADQLDVFLQKETTGFVDKLFESLTTKNYLGNPAAKEVPKEEVKPPAVKAEAVEAETLEEERENRRRRSPLRNRPEFNDARGRDDRRRDERKRRDFDRHGKSGSESNRERERHERRPRGRSYSRSLSRSRSGSRGKSRDREHRGGRDFKSKFELERKDTDCYNSSNTSGSQQQQQQQQHPPPLLPTPPHQFSSTSSAGVSGAGGVPIVTPAHLPDSTTDSWSGYYGTQRQDGVGKPFGSKSVSLKQRCRDYDEKGFCVRGDLCPFDHGNDPLIVDDVNLPNMIPFPPPPVMPPTGLPRPPITEPPPPLRMPAMPPFGQPPPPGVFPMSGPPLIATSGIDAPNHQAAITSSPPIGPPGLGRPPPLPPPPQPSPSSSVSLHPQYVQSEYNYDPEGYNPESPGLTAAGRNPYRQFIPRVQTQRSNLIGLTSNEGQGSRAANIVIQTEPAIAANTPGNNVCRFNTEQDNRKRTIGPSTAEGPIVKKPWMEKPNFNNQHKNPFPKRYYYVNTKLEVRKIPRDLNNIAKLNEHFSKFGTIVNIQVVFGGDPEAALIQYTKNEEARRAISSIEAVLNNRFIRVYWHREPGTNATGLQEQSSGSQSAGSPASPALQQQQQQQQQHGNMHKGIKQHSPAAYVFNKTVPKHRVPALPGLTAGTRLDSLNPNADAVTVAPALTNPQKSPYTSTALKSSSKSFGKTGKALEAQEVLKKKQEAIKLQQDMRRKKQEMLKTQMECQKALINRLDKNRGMKPEERANIMKTLKELTEKIAQLQNEMNPASQVSSVKPNHGQSKTKTDAQKELLDAELDFHKKMSSGEDTTDLKRKLGQLQVEATRLGLIRSPAGRGRGRGKMALEPGLVHVGRGRGRSREMMARGGTVNRMVVDHRPRALAILGVTQEEKEELMPHFVNFGEIEDFRDQDANSVVMTFKTRSEAENAANQGAKFKGRVLQISWYKPKTPSAATEPEEEEAKDDENPKEASSYLPGEEEEEEEEDDDEDDEYESRSWRR from the exons ATGATCATAGAGAATGTTGAAGCCCTGAAGTCATGGCTGGCAAAACTCCTGGAACCGAT TTGTGATGCTGACCCCTCCGCATTAGCCAACTATGTGGTGGCTCTTGTGAAGAAGGACAAACCGGAGAAAGATCTGAAGGCACTGTGTGCTGACCAGCTTGACGTCTTCCTACAAAAAG AGACAACGGGGTTTGTCGATAAACTCTTTGAAAGTCTGACAACCAAGAACTACCTTGGGAATCCCGCTGCCAAGGAAGTACCGAAAGAAGAAGTCAAACCACCTGCAGTGAAAGCTGAGGCCGTGGAG gcTGAAACTctagaggaagagagagaaaacaggcgGAGAAGAAGTCCTCTGAGAAACCGCCCTGAATTCAACGATGCCAG GGGCCGCGATGACAGGAGGCGAGATGAGCGCAAGCGCCGCGACTTTGACCGCCACGGGAAGAGTGGAAGCGAATCCAACCGCGAGCGGGAGCGCCACGAGCGCCGCCCCCGTGGGAGGAGCTACAGCCGCAGCCTCAGCCGCAGCAGGAGCGGCAGCCGAGGAAAGAGCAGGGACCGGGAGCACAGAGGAGGCAGAG ACTTCAAGTCAAAGTTTGAGCTGGAACGGAAGGATACGGACTGCTACAACTCTTCCAACACCTCCggctcgcagcagcagcagcagcagcagcagcacccgcCGCCTCTCCTGCCCACACCTCCGCACCAGTTTTCTTCCACGTCGTCCGCTGGAGTCTCGGGCGCTGGAGGGGTTCCCATAGTGACGCCGGCTCACCTGCCCGACAGCACCACAGACAGCTGGTCCGGCTACTATGGCACCCAGCGGCAGGACGGGGTCGGCAAGCCATTCGGCAGCAAGAGCGTTTCGCTCAAACAGCGCTGCAGGGATTACGATG AAAAGGGATTTTGTGTTCGCGGTGACCTTTGTCCGTTCGACCACGGAAACGACCCACTCATCGTGGACGATGTCAATCTACCCAACATGattcccttccctcctccgccTGTCATGCCCCCTACTGGGCTGCCCAGGCCCCCGATCACTGAgccaccccctcctctcaggATGCCTGCGATGCCCCCTTTTGGCCAGCCTCCCCCACCAGGTGTCTTCCCCATGAGTG GACCCCCACTGATAGCAACTAGTGGCATTGATGCTCCCAACCACCAAGCGGCAATCACTTCTTCCCCTCCTATCGGACCACCCGGTCTGGGGCggccgcctcctcttcctcctccacctcaaccCTCCCCGTCCTCATCAGTGTCTCTTCATCCCCAATATGTCCAGTCCGAAT ATAATTACGATCCAGAGGGCTATAACCCAGAATCGCCAGGCCTAACTGCAGCAGGTCGTAACCCGTACCGTCAGTTCATCCCCCGGGTGCAGACCCAGCGCTCCAACCTCATCGGCCTCACCTCCAACGAAGGACAAGGATCCAGAG CCGCGAACATAGTGATACAGACAGAACCTGCCATTGCAGCCAACACTCCAGGAAATAACGTGTGCCGCTTCAACACTGAGCaggacaacaggaagaggaccaTTGGACCTAGTACGGCTGAGGGACCAATAGTTAAAAAACCCTGGATGGAGAA GCCGAACTTTAACAACCAACATAAGAACCCTTTTCCCAAGAGGTATTATTATGTGAACACCAAGTTGGAGGTACGCAAGATCCCTCGTGACCTCAACAACATCGCCAAGCTCAACGAGCACTTCAGCAAGTTTGGAACAATCGTCAACATCCAG GTGGTGTTTGGCGGAGACCCCGAGGCGGCGTTGATCCAGTACACCAAGAACGAAGAAGCCAGGCGGGCCATATCCAGCATCGAGGCGGTCCTCAACAACCGCTTCATCCGCGTGTATTGGCACCGCGAGCCCGGCACCAACGCCACGGGGCTTCAGGAGCAGAGTTCCGGCAGCCAGTCGGCCGGGTCGCCGGCCAGCccagcgctgcagcagcagcagcagcagcagcagcagcacggcaACATGCACAAG GGGATAAAGCAGCACAGTCCAGCCGCCTACGTGTTTAACAAGACGGTGCCCAAGCATCGCGTGCCGGCATTGCCGGGGCTCACGGCCGGGACCAGGCTGGACAGCCTGAACCCAAACGCCGACGCAGTCACT GTGGCGCCTGCACTGACTAACCCCCAGAAGAGCCCGTACACTTCCACAGCCCTCAAATCCTCCTCAAAGAGCTTTGGGAAAACGGGAAAAGCACTAGAAGCACAGGAAGTCCTCAAGAAGAAACAG GAGGCGATAAAACTCCAGCAGGACATGAGAAGGAAGAAGCAAGAGATGTTAAAGACTCAGATGGAGTGCCAGAAG GCCTTGATAAACCGGCTGGACAAGAACCGAGGGATGAAGCCGGAGGAGCGGGCCAACATCATGAAGACGCTAAAGGAGCTGACGGAGAAGATCGCACAGCTGCAGAATGAAATGAACCCCGCCTCCCAGGTATCCAGTGTTAAACCGAACCACGGCCAGTCCAAGACAAAGACTGAT GCCCAAAAGGAATTGCTGGATGCTGAGCTGGACTTTCACAAGAAGATGAGCTCTGGAGAGGATACAACAGACCTCAAGAGGAAACTGGGACAGTTACAGGTCGAG GCCACTCGGTTGGGTCTGATCCGGTCCCCGGCGGGTCGAGGTCGGGGCCGGGGCAAGATGGCGCTGGAGCCCGGCCTGGTGCACGTGGGCCGCGGGAGGGGGCGAAGTCGGGAGATGATGGCTCGGGGTGGGACCGTGAACCGTATGGTGGTGGACCACAGACCCAGGGCCCTGGCCATTTTGGGTGTCactcaggaggagaaggaggagcttaTGCCCCACTTTGTG AATTTTGGCGAGATTGAAGATTTCCGCGACCAAGACGCAAACAGTGTTGTCATGACCTTTAAGACGAGAAGCGAAGCAGAGAAT gcTGCTAACCAGGGAGCAAAGTTCAAGGGTCGCGTGCTGCAGATTTCCTGGTACAAGCCGAAGACGCCTTCCGCCGCAacggagccggaggaggaggaggcgaaaGATGACGAGAACCCG AAGGAAGCTAGCTCTTATTTGCccggcgaggaagaggaggaggaggaagaggacgacgacgaggacgacgagtaCGAGAGCCGGTCCTGGAGACGATGA
- the rbm27 gene encoding RNA-binding protein 27 isoform X4, whose protein sequence is MIIENVEALKSWLAKLLEPICDADPSALANYVVALVKKDKPEKDLKALCADQLDVFLQKETTGFVDKLFESLTTKNYLGNPAAKEVPKEEVKPPAVKAEAVEAETLEEERENRRRRSPLRNRPEFNDARGRDDRRRDERKRRDFDRHGKSGSESNRERERHERRPRGRSYSRSLSRSRSGSRGKSRDREHRGGRDFKSKFELERKDTDCYNSSNTSGSQQQQQQQQHPPPLLPTPPHQFSSTSSAGVSGAGGVPIVTPAHLPDSTTDSWSGYYGTQRQDGVGKPFGSKSVSLKQRCRDYDEKGFCVRGDLCPFDHGNDPLIVDDVNLPNMIPFPPPPVMPPTGLPRPPITEPPPPLRMPAMPPFGQPPPPGVFPMSGPPLIATSGIDAPNHQAAITSSPPIGPPGLGRPPPLPPPPQPSPSSSVSLHPQYVQSEYNYDPEGYNPESPGLTAAGRNPYRQFIPRVQTQRSNLIGLTSNEGQGSRAANIVIQTEPAIAANTPGNNVCRFNTEQDNRKRTIGPSTAEGPIVKKPWMEKPNFNNQHKNPFPKRYYYVNTKLEVRKIPRDLNNIAKLNEHFSKFGTIVNIQVVFGGDPEAALIQYTKNEEARRAISSIEAVLNNRFIRVYWHREPGTNATGLQEQSSGSQSAGSPASPALQQQQQQQQQHGNMHKQGIKQHSPAAYVFNKTVPKHRVPALPGLTAGTRLDSLNPNADAVTEAIKLQQDMRRKKQEMLKTQMECQKALINRLDKNRGMKPEERANIMKTLKELTEKIAQLQNEMNPASQVSSVKPNHGQSKTKTDAQKELLDAELDFHKKMSSGEDTTDLKRKLGQLQVEATRLGLIRSPAGRGRGRGKMALEPGLVHVGRGRGRSREMMARGGTVNRMVVDHRPRALAILGVTQEEKEELMPHFVNFGEIEDFRDQDANSVVMTFKTRSEAENAANQGAKFKGRVLQISWYKPKTPSAATEPEEEEAKDDENPKEASSYLPGEEEEEEEEDDDEDDEYESRSWRR, encoded by the exons ATGATCATAGAGAATGTTGAAGCCCTGAAGTCATGGCTGGCAAAACTCCTGGAACCGAT TTGTGATGCTGACCCCTCCGCATTAGCCAACTATGTGGTGGCTCTTGTGAAGAAGGACAAACCGGAGAAAGATCTGAAGGCACTGTGTGCTGACCAGCTTGACGTCTTCCTACAAAAAG AGACAACGGGGTTTGTCGATAAACTCTTTGAAAGTCTGACAACCAAGAACTACCTTGGGAATCCCGCTGCCAAGGAAGTACCGAAAGAAGAAGTCAAACCACCTGCAGTGAAAGCTGAGGCCGTGGAG gcTGAAACTctagaggaagagagagaaaacaggcgGAGAAGAAGTCCTCTGAGAAACCGCCCTGAATTCAACGATGCCAG GGGCCGCGATGACAGGAGGCGAGATGAGCGCAAGCGCCGCGACTTTGACCGCCACGGGAAGAGTGGAAGCGAATCCAACCGCGAGCGGGAGCGCCACGAGCGCCGCCCCCGTGGGAGGAGCTACAGCCGCAGCCTCAGCCGCAGCAGGAGCGGCAGCCGAGGAAAGAGCAGGGACCGGGAGCACAGAGGAGGCAGAG ACTTCAAGTCAAAGTTTGAGCTGGAACGGAAGGATACGGACTGCTACAACTCTTCCAACACCTCCggctcgcagcagcagcagcagcagcagcagcacccgcCGCCTCTCCTGCCCACACCTCCGCACCAGTTTTCTTCCACGTCGTCCGCTGGAGTCTCGGGCGCTGGAGGGGTTCCCATAGTGACGCCGGCTCACCTGCCCGACAGCACCACAGACAGCTGGTCCGGCTACTATGGCACCCAGCGGCAGGACGGGGTCGGCAAGCCATTCGGCAGCAAGAGCGTTTCGCTCAAACAGCGCTGCAGGGATTACGATG AAAAGGGATTTTGTGTTCGCGGTGACCTTTGTCCGTTCGACCACGGAAACGACCCACTCATCGTGGACGATGTCAATCTACCCAACATGattcccttccctcctccgccTGTCATGCCCCCTACTGGGCTGCCCAGGCCCCCGATCACTGAgccaccccctcctctcaggATGCCTGCGATGCCCCCTTTTGGCCAGCCTCCCCCACCAGGTGTCTTCCCCATGAGTG GACCCCCACTGATAGCAACTAGTGGCATTGATGCTCCCAACCACCAAGCGGCAATCACTTCTTCCCCTCCTATCGGACCACCCGGTCTGGGGCggccgcctcctcttcctcctccacctcaaccCTCCCCGTCCTCATCAGTGTCTCTTCATCCCCAATATGTCCAGTCCGAAT ATAATTACGATCCAGAGGGCTATAACCCAGAATCGCCAGGCCTAACTGCAGCAGGTCGTAACCCGTACCGTCAGTTCATCCCCCGGGTGCAGACCCAGCGCTCCAACCTCATCGGCCTCACCTCCAACGAAGGACAAGGATCCAGAG CCGCGAACATAGTGATACAGACAGAACCTGCCATTGCAGCCAACACTCCAGGAAATAACGTGTGCCGCTTCAACACTGAGCaggacaacaggaagaggaccaTTGGACCTAGTACGGCTGAGGGACCAATAGTTAAAAAACCCTGGATGGAGAA GCCGAACTTTAACAACCAACATAAGAACCCTTTTCCCAAGAGGTATTATTATGTGAACACCAAGTTGGAGGTACGCAAGATCCCTCGTGACCTCAACAACATCGCCAAGCTCAACGAGCACTTCAGCAAGTTTGGAACAATCGTCAACATCCAG GTGGTGTTTGGCGGAGACCCCGAGGCGGCGTTGATCCAGTACACCAAGAACGAAGAAGCCAGGCGGGCCATATCCAGCATCGAGGCGGTCCTCAACAACCGCTTCATCCGCGTGTATTGGCACCGCGAGCCCGGCACCAACGCCACGGGGCTTCAGGAGCAGAGTTCCGGCAGCCAGTCGGCCGGGTCGCCGGCCAGCccagcgctgcagcagcagcagcagcagcagcagcagcacggcaACATGCACAAG CAGGGGATAAAGCAGCACAGTCCAGCCGCCTACGTGTTTAACAAGACGGTGCCCAAGCATCGCGTGCCGGCATTGCCGGGGCTCACGGCCGGGACCAGGCTGGACAGCCTGAACCCAAACGCCGACGCAGTCACT GAGGCGATAAAACTCCAGCAGGACATGAGAAGGAAGAAGCAAGAGATGTTAAAGACTCAGATGGAGTGCCAGAAG GCCTTGATAAACCGGCTGGACAAGAACCGAGGGATGAAGCCGGAGGAGCGGGCCAACATCATGAAGACGCTAAAGGAGCTGACGGAGAAGATCGCACAGCTGCAGAATGAAATGAACCCCGCCTCCCAGGTATCCAGTGTTAAACCGAACCACGGCCAGTCCAAGACAAAGACTGAT GCCCAAAAGGAATTGCTGGATGCTGAGCTGGACTTTCACAAGAAGATGAGCTCTGGAGAGGATACAACAGACCTCAAGAGGAAACTGGGACAGTTACAGGTCGAG GCCACTCGGTTGGGTCTGATCCGGTCCCCGGCGGGTCGAGGTCGGGGCCGGGGCAAGATGGCGCTGGAGCCCGGCCTGGTGCACGTGGGCCGCGGGAGGGGGCGAAGTCGGGAGATGATGGCTCGGGGTGGGACCGTGAACCGTATGGTGGTGGACCACAGACCCAGGGCCCTGGCCATTTTGGGTGTCactcaggaggagaaggaggagcttaTGCCCCACTTTGTG AATTTTGGCGAGATTGAAGATTTCCGCGACCAAGACGCAAACAGTGTTGTCATGACCTTTAAGACGAGAAGCGAAGCAGAGAAT gcTGCTAACCAGGGAGCAAAGTTCAAGGGTCGCGTGCTGCAGATTTCCTGGTACAAGCCGAAGACGCCTTCCGCCGCAacggagccggaggaggaggaggcgaaaGATGACGAGAACCCG AAGGAAGCTAGCTCTTATTTGCccggcgaggaagaggaggaggaggaagaggacgacgacgaggacgacgagtaCGAGAGCCGGTCCTGGAGACGATGA
- the rbm27 gene encoding RNA-binding protein 27 isoform X3: MIIENVEALKSWLAKLLEPICDADPSALANYVVALVKKDKPEKDLKALCADQLDVFLQKETTGFVDKLFESLTTKNYLGNPAAKEVPKEEVKPPAVKAEAVEAETLEEERENRRRRSPLRNRPEFNDARGRDDRRRDERKRRDFDRHGKSGSESNRERERHERRPRGRSYSRSLSRSRSGSRGKSRDREHRGGRDFKSKFELERKDTDCYNSSNTSGSQQQQQQQQHPPPLLPTPPHQFSSTSSAGVSGAGGVPIVTPAHLPDSTTDSWSGYYGTQRQDGVGKPFGSKSVSLKQRCRDYDEKGFCVRGDLCPFDHGNDPLIVDDVNLPNMIPFPPPPVMPPTGLPRPPITEPPPPLRMPAMPPFGQPPPPGVFPMSGPPLIATSGIDAPNHQAAITSSPPIGPPGLGRPPPLPPPPQPSPSSSVSLHPQYVQSEYNYDPEGYNPESPGLTAAGRNPYRQFIPRVQTQRSNLIGLTSNEGQGSRAANIVIQTEPAIAANTPGNNVCRFNTEQDNRKRTIGPSTAEGPIVKKPWMEKPNFNNQHKNPFPKRYYYVNTKLEVRKIPRDLNNIAKLNEHFSKFGTIVNIQVVFGGDPEAALIQYTKNEEARRAISSIEAVLNNRFIRVYWHREPGTNATGLQEQSSGSQSAGSPASPALQQQQQQQQQHGNMHKQGIKQHSPAAYVFNKTVPKHRVPALPGLTAGTRLDSLNPNADAVTVAPALTNPQKSPYTSTALKSSSKSFGKTGKALEAQEVLKKKQEAIKLQQDMRRKKQEMLKTQMECQKALINRLDKNRGMKPEERANIMKTLKELTEKIAQLQNEMNPASQAQKELLDAELDFHKKMSSGEDTTDLKRKLGQLQVEATRLGLIRSPAGRGRGRGKMALEPGLVHVGRGRGRSREMMARGGTVNRMVVDHRPRALAILGVTQEEKEELMPHFVNFGEIEDFRDQDANSVVMTFKTRSEAENAANQGAKFKGRVLQISWYKPKTPSAATEPEEEEAKDDENPKEASSYLPGEEEEEEEEDDDEDDEYESRSWRR, from the exons ATGATCATAGAGAATGTTGAAGCCCTGAAGTCATGGCTGGCAAAACTCCTGGAACCGAT TTGTGATGCTGACCCCTCCGCATTAGCCAACTATGTGGTGGCTCTTGTGAAGAAGGACAAACCGGAGAAAGATCTGAAGGCACTGTGTGCTGACCAGCTTGACGTCTTCCTACAAAAAG AGACAACGGGGTTTGTCGATAAACTCTTTGAAAGTCTGACAACCAAGAACTACCTTGGGAATCCCGCTGCCAAGGAAGTACCGAAAGAAGAAGTCAAACCACCTGCAGTGAAAGCTGAGGCCGTGGAG gcTGAAACTctagaggaagagagagaaaacaggcgGAGAAGAAGTCCTCTGAGAAACCGCCCTGAATTCAACGATGCCAG GGGCCGCGATGACAGGAGGCGAGATGAGCGCAAGCGCCGCGACTTTGACCGCCACGGGAAGAGTGGAAGCGAATCCAACCGCGAGCGGGAGCGCCACGAGCGCCGCCCCCGTGGGAGGAGCTACAGCCGCAGCCTCAGCCGCAGCAGGAGCGGCAGCCGAGGAAAGAGCAGGGACCGGGAGCACAGAGGAGGCAGAG ACTTCAAGTCAAAGTTTGAGCTGGAACGGAAGGATACGGACTGCTACAACTCTTCCAACACCTCCggctcgcagcagcagcagcagcagcagcagcacccgcCGCCTCTCCTGCCCACACCTCCGCACCAGTTTTCTTCCACGTCGTCCGCTGGAGTCTCGGGCGCTGGAGGGGTTCCCATAGTGACGCCGGCTCACCTGCCCGACAGCACCACAGACAGCTGGTCCGGCTACTATGGCACCCAGCGGCAGGACGGGGTCGGCAAGCCATTCGGCAGCAAGAGCGTTTCGCTCAAACAGCGCTGCAGGGATTACGATG AAAAGGGATTTTGTGTTCGCGGTGACCTTTGTCCGTTCGACCACGGAAACGACCCACTCATCGTGGACGATGTCAATCTACCCAACATGattcccttccctcctccgccTGTCATGCCCCCTACTGGGCTGCCCAGGCCCCCGATCACTGAgccaccccctcctctcaggATGCCTGCGATGCCCCCTTTTGGCCAGCCTCCCCCACCAGGTGTCTTCCCCATGAGTG GACCCCCACTGATAGCAACTAGTGGCATTGATGCTCCCAACCACCAAGCGGCAATCACTTCTTCCCCTCCTATCGGACCACCCGGTCTGGGGCggccgcctcctcttcctcctccacctcaaccCTCCCCGTCCTCATCAGTGTCTCTTCATCCCCAATATGTCCAGTCCGAAT ATAATTACGATCCAGAGGGCTATAACCCAGAATCGCCAGGCCTAACTGCAGCAGGTCGTAACCCGTACCGTCAGTTCATCCCCCGGGTGCAGACCCAGCGCTCCAACCTCATCGGCCTCACCTCCAACGAAGGACAAGGATCCAGAG CCGCGAACATAGTGATACAGACAGAACCTGCCATTGCAGCCAACACTCCAGGAAATAACGTGTGCCGCTTCAACACTGAGCaggacaacaggaagaggaccaTTGGACCTAGTACGGCTGAGGGACCAATAGTTAAAAAACCCTGGATGGAGAA GCCGAACTTTAACAACCAACATAAGAACCCTTTTCCCAAGAGGTATTATTATGTGAACACCAAGTTGGAGGTACGCAAGATCCCTCGTGACCTCAACAACATCGCCAAGCTCAACGAGCACTTCAGCAAGTTTGGAACAATCGTCAACATCCAG GTGGTGTTTGGCGGAGACCCCGAGGCGGCGTTGATCCAGTACACCAAGAACGAAGAAGCCAGGCGGGCCATATCCAGCATCGAGGCGGTCCTCAACAACCGCTTCATCCGCGTGTATTGGCACCGCGAGCCCGGCACCAACGCCACGGGGCTTCAGGAGCAGAGTTCCGGCAGCCAGTCGGCCGGGTCGCCGGCCAGCccagcgctgcagcagcagcagcagcagcagcagcagcacggcaACATGCACAAG CAGGGGATAAAGCAGCACAGTCCAGCCGCCTACGTGTTTAACAAGACGGTGCCCAAGCATCGCGTGCCGGCATTGCCGGGGCTCACGGCCGGGACCAGGCTGGACAGCCTGAACCCAAACGCCGACGCAGTCACT GTGGCGCCTGCACTGACTAACCCCCAGAAGAGCCCGTACACTTCCACAGCCCTCAAATCCTCCTCAAAGAGCTTTGGGAAAACGGGAAAAGCACTAGAAGCACAGGAAGTCCTCAAGAAGAAACAG GAGGCGATAAAACTCCAGCAGGACATGAGAAGGAAGAAGCAAGAGATGTTAAAGACTCAGATGGAGTGCCAGAAG GCCTTGATAAACCGGCTGGACAAGAACCGAGGGATGAAGCCGGAGGAGCGGGCCAACATCATGAAGACGCTAAAGGAGCTGACGGAGAAGATCGCACAGCTGCAGAATGAAATGAACCCCGCCTCCCAG GCCCAAAAGGAATTGCTGGATGCTGAGCTGGACTTTCACAAGAAGATGAGCTCTGGAGAGGATACAACAGACCTCAAGAGGAAACTGGGACAGTTACAGGTCGAG GCCACTCGGTTGGGTCTGATCCGGTCCCCGGCGGGTCGAGGTCGGGGCCGGGGCAAGATGGCGCTGGAGCCCGGCCTGGTGCACGTGGGCCGCGGGAGGGGGCGAAGTCGGGAGATGATGGCTCGGGGTGGGACCGTGAACCGTATGGTGGTGGACCACAGACCCAGGGCCCTGGCCATTTTGGGTGTCactcaggaggagaaggaggagcttaTGCCCCACTTTGTG AATTTTGGCGAGATTGAAGATTTCCGCGACCAAGACGCAAACAGTGTTGTCATGACCTTTAAGACGAGAAGCGAAGCAGAGAAT gcTGCTAACCAGGGAGCAAAGTTCAAGGGTCGCGTGCTGCAGATTTCCTGGTACAAGCCGAAGACGCCTTCCGCCGCAacggagccggaggaggaggaggcgaaaGATGACGAGAACCCG AAGGAAGCTAGCTCTTATTTGCccggcgaggaagaggaggaggaggaagaggacgacgacgaggacgacgagtaCGAGAGCCGGTCCTGGAGACGATGA